CTGAAACCTGAGCATGTTTATGTGCATGTCTGCATGAGGTGGGATTTTGCTGTCATTAGATCCTATCTGGAGTGTGAACACAGGTGAAGGACTAGCATTTTTCAGCCACAGTCTTACGTTTACTTAGGAAACAGCCCAGCCCAATGAACTGGGCTCAAACTCAAGACTGGCTGATTCAACAAGGCACCCCTGCAGACAAAGCTGGCAGAGTAGAAGTTTCAACTCCTTTCCATGGGTAAGAAAACTTtgtacagaataggaaaaaatggCCTAGGCAGAAGGATCTGCTGGCCATGAGAAACTACAGAAGATTTGGGAGAGGGGAGGAGTATTGTATTAATGCCTTGGGAGAGGCTGACCCAATGATACCCCCACCACAGTCAATTTCCAATAGGCATCTGGAATTCAGATTCCAGAACCCATGCCCCTCATTCCTTTGCCTCCAACAGCAGCCCACCAGAACCTGATCTTGAAGATCTTCTGTTTATGCTGCAGGGACTGTCAGGAGCCCTATGCCATCAATGACTCCAAGGTTCCCAGTCAAACCCAAGAGCACAAGCCATCGACCCAAAGTAGGTATCAGATAAGGACACTCTGCATGGCCTCTCTAAACCTCACTTTGCTCACTCTCTGCCTGCTGGGATACCCCCAAACTGCCGTCATCACTATCACTGAGTGATAATTCCAATTTAAAATGAGGTGGGTGTTGGATGGCTAAGTACTCAAACCAATAAACAAGAGAGCTTAAACTCTTGTGCTTAAAGTGTAGTCTATGGGCCAGCAATATTGGCATCacttgggagcttgttagaaatgcatttTCAGACCCTGCTCTGGAACTACTGAATCAGAACTGGCACTTTAACAGGATCTCCAGGTAAATTTGAATGTACATgatagtttgagaagcactggatTAAAGACTACAAAAATAGTGGTTAAGATCCCTGTTTTGGGGGCAATACATGttagttcaaatctcagctctgccacagaAATTAGGCAAGTCTCTTGACCTCCCTGAGTCTCACTGTCCTTGCCTCTAAAACAGGGATAttcacaatacattattattgtgAGGCAATATAAATAAGCATCTAGCTCAgggtctggcacagagtaggcactcaacatgcagaaaaaatatataggtatTGATCAGGATAGAGTATGTTCTGCTGCTGAAACAAATAAGCCTTGAAATCTCAAtggtttacaaaataaaaatgtatttcttgcttGAACAAAGTCTAGTACAAACCAGCCACCCCCCTTTAAATCTTTAGCCAGGGCCTCTGGAATATGAGACTTCCTAGGCTACCATGtcaagggaagagagagagacagagaagtcaCCCTGGCCTTCAGTTTGTAATCAAAACCTTCTTGAAGATCCATGAAAAGAGATCAAGCAGAGAAGATCAGGGATCAAAATCAACAatttcagacagaaaaaaaaaaaaagaagcactatTGTCAAAATCAGCCAAAGTTAGGACTCACacaggtgggagggggtgagcaCAGATGGCCAGGAACGTGGCAGAGTCCCACTGAGAGACAGGATAATACAATGATGTATTTTGACAGAAATCCACATGTGAGGGTCTTTAAAATACTTTCCCTGGAAGTAGAGTCACGATAAAAATCAGGAACCTTAAAAATATCAATGCCTTTTCCCAAGGTAAGAATGATGATAATTACTGAAACTCTATAATATGCAAAGCGCTGTCTAGACACTAGGGACCCAGCTGTGATCAGATAAATCCCTTACTGTTTCAGAgtgtatatttcatattttaacagtaaaatgatattatttaatCCCCAGGATAACTCTAAGAAGCACAAATTAGTATTCAAATTGAGCATACCATTTTGCAGATATGAATGAAGAGGCAGGTGGGGGTTAAGCAATTAGTTAAGGCATGCAGCTAATAAATGACAGAGCTGCCTATCACAGAACACAGCTCAGACTATTGACAAAATTCTTTGTTGTTCTTCTAGAAACCTAGAACTATATAAAGACAAAGTCTCATATACAACAATGTTCATCACAACAGTATTTATGGTAGCAaaatctgggccgggcacagtggctcacacctataatcccagcacttcgggaggcaggaggataacttgagcccaggagttcaagaccagcctgggcaacatgggaagatcccacctctacaaataataaaaaattagccagactgggcatggtggttcatgtctgtaatcccagcactttcggaggccaaggcaggtggatcacctgaggttgagagtttgagaccagcctgaccaacatggagaaatcccgtctctattaaaaatacaaaactagccaggcatggtggcacatgtctgtaatcccagctattcaggaggctgaggcaggagaatcgcttgaacccgggaggtggaggttgcggtgagccgagatcgtgccatcgcactccagcctgggcaacaagagcgaaactccatctcaaaaaaaaaaaaattagccagccatggtggtgcacacctgtaatttcagctactaaggaggcttaggtgggatgatcacttgagcccaggaggtcgaggctgcagtaagtcatgattgcaccactgcactccagcctaggtaccAGAGTGAgattctctcaaaaaaataaataaataaataaataatccaacaTTGGAACTTTGGTTAAATAAATCTTACATTATTCAAAAACTAGAATATTGtacaaccattttttaaatttagtgacatgagaaaaatatttatgccATAATGTATATGAATAAAGTCAAATGCAGGGCTGGGTGAGATGGCTCACaactgtgatcctagcacttcgggaggctgaggctaaaggattacttgaggccaggagttcaagaccagcctggcaacatagtgagactcccgctctctacaaaaaaaaatttaaaaattagctgggcgcagtgacacatgcctgtagtcctagctactcggggggctgaggcaggaggattgcttgagcctaggagtttgaggttacagggagctatgatcacaccactgcactccagcctgggcaacagagcagatccctgtctcaaaaaataaataaatagataagtaaaATTCATCCATAATACATAGGATATGATGGACTATGTAAAATATGCATAGGAAAAGACTGGAACTGTGATAATAACTTGGGGAAGAGATGTTTGGGGCACTTTTTCCTCCCTTATACTATTCAATATTTCCTAACTTTTCTATAAAGTGTATGCATTacatttataaatggaaaaaagttaatgttttaaaaagaatacatactTTGCCCTgaattgatcattacacattctatgcatgtaacaaaatttcataTGTAGCCCATAAATACGTACAAATACaatgtactattttaaaatacacacttTGAATCCAGCACCTGCTTATGAGGGGAAGCCCTCAGAGGACAGGAGGTGGTAGTTTCAGGTACACCCCCATCCCATAATAACCCCCACTTGCCTGTGTGTGCTGCTTCAGAGCTTGCAAAACACCTTCACTTCCGTGATCTCACCTAAGCCTCCCCCACGTGACCCTGTGGAATTCTCATTGCCAGATTTGCAGCTTCAGAAAGATGAGCTTGACAGACAAAATCCCAAGCGCATTAACGCAGTCTCCCATTTGCCTTCGAGAACACCCCTGATCCAGACAAAAAAGAGCATTTCCTCCGGCAGCAGTGAGTTTGAGGGTGAGTCCCAAATTGGGGTCCTAACACTGACCAGAAACTCCCAGACAGGGAGCCTGGTCCTAATAACCAGACCCCATTGATACTTCAGCTAAGCGAGATGAGGAGATGGAATTGCTCCCATCAAGCAGCCCCAGTCATATTCCAGAGCACACTGGGGAGACCCTAGAGGCTAAGACCTGACTCCACTATCTTCCAAGCTAGGAAGTGCATGAGAAGGAACAGGTCTTGGGGGAAGGGCAAACATCCATGCTTTCCTTTCAAAGCTTTGTGgcatcatctttttctttcttttttttttttttttttttttgagatggagtctccctctgttgtctaggcttgagtgcagtggtgcaatctccaatctcagctcactgcaacttccacctcccaggttcaagtgattctcctgtctcagcttcctgagtagctgagattacaggcgcccaccaacatgcctggttaatttttgtattcttagtagagaaagagttttaccatgttggccaggctggtcgcgaactcctgacctcaagtgatccacctaccttggcctcccaaagtgctgggattacaggtgtaaccactgcacctggcggcATCATCTTACACGtgtatttttcatatgcttacttgaTGTCTACTTTGGCCACTAGACAGTAAGTGCCAGGAGGGCAGGGGCCCACATCAGTTTTGTTCCCTGTTATGCCCCCAGATCCAGCCAGGTGCATGGCAAGTAAACAATGCCAGAAAACACTTGTGGATTGAGTGTAGTTCAACTGAGGGTGAAATGCCTCTGGGTCACAGAAGAACAGATGCCCAATCCCGGGACAGTGGCACAGCCCAGGAAGAAGAAATGCAGCCACATTGCTGGGCACCAGTTCTATGCCCGGGTGGTCTCACATAACTCACAACCAACCCAGGAGTCCTGTTGAGAACTAAGGATTATCCAACCCAGTCATTTTGAATTCTCCTAACAACTAAACCCCCTTGAAAACAACATTTCACAGAGTCCAATTTCTATAAAAGATCAAAGAGGAACAGCTCTGCTTGAATCAAGCTTGAGAAGGTAGGAACCCCACTAGCTCgcccactccttccttctgcccttCCCACCCCCCATAGGGGTGAGGCTCACAGAGGGAAAGGGACTTCCCACGAGTGCGCTAGGGAATGACGTAAGTGTCAGAGCCAGGATGGGCCCAAGTCTCCTACCTTCCATATCACTGTGCTTTGCAAGACAGCCTACTGTCACTGAAGCCACCAACGTAGCACGATGCAAAATACGCTGCAAGAAACTCCTCCTATCACAAAAGACTA
This portion of the Pan troglodytes isolate AG18354 chromosome 11, NHGRI_mPanTro3-v2.0_pri, whole genome shotgun sequence genome encodes:
- the TEX48 gene encoding testis-expressed protein 48 isoform X1, which encodes MNWAQTQDWLIQQGTPADKAGRVEVSTPFHGDCQEPYAINDSKVPSQTQEHKPSTQNLQLQKDELDRQNPKRINAVSHLPSRTPLIQTKKSISSGSSEFEDLNAYASQRNFYKRNLNRYCQERWPFQPCLTGRP
- the TEX48 gene encoding testis-expressed protein 48 isoform X2; protein product: MAAHQNLILKIFCLCCRDCQEPYAINDSKVPSQTQEHKPSTQNLQLQKDELDRQNPKRINAVSHLPSRTPLIQTKKSISSGSSEFEDLNAYASQRNFYKRNLNRYCQERWPFQPCLTGRP